A DNA window from Candidatus Oleimmundimicrobium sp. contains the following coding sequences:
- the tsf gene encoding translation elongation factor Ts, whose protein sequence is MTVTASQVKELRETTGAGMMDCKAALTEAKGDMEKAVDILRKRGSATLQKKAGRVANEGIIDAYIHAGGKLGVILEVNCETDFVARNKDFKNFVHDLAMHIAAANPLWISRDEISPEVITKERDIYKEQALNEGKPEKVIDKIVEGKLEKFYERTCLLDQPFVKNQEITIKNYLGELVGKIGENIVIRRFDRYLLGEEE, encoded by the coding sequence ATGACAGTAACTGCTTCCCAAGTCAAAGAGCTTAGGGAAACCACGGGGGCAGGCATGATGGATTGTAAAGCAGCATTAACTGAAGCAAAAGGTGACATGGAAAAAGCGGTTGATATTTTGCGCAAAAGAGGGTCTGCTACTTTACAAAAGAAAGCCGGAAGAGTTGCTAATGAAGGAATAATTGATGCCTATATACACGCTGGCGGAAAACTTGGTGTTATTTTAGAGGTTAATTGCGAAACTGATTTTGTGGCACGGAATAAAGATTTTAAGAACTTTGTCCATGACTTAGCCATGCATATCGCTGCCGCTAACCCACTTTGGATTTCACGAGATGAGATTTCTCCGGAAGTAATTACGAAAGAACGGGACATTTACAAAGAACAAGCTCTTAATGAAGGAAAACCAGAAAAGGTTATAGATAAAATAGTTGAAGGTAAACTTGAAAAATTTTATGAAAGAACATGTCTTTTAGACCAACCCTTTGTTAAAAACCAGGAGATAACTATCAAAAATTATCTTGGTGAGTTAGTGGGAAAAATTGGAGAAAATATAGTTATTAGACGTTTTGATAGATATTTATTGGGAGAAGAAGAATAA
- the frr gene encoding ribosome recycling factor, producing MMAKELLKRAEDRMKMAVQALRGEFGTVRTGRASVSILDKVNVDYFGTATPINQLASISAPEPRLLTIQPWDKSIINDIEKAITKSNLGFNPSNDGTLIRIPMPSLTEERRKELVKVVKGMAEESRVSVRNIRRDTNEHIKSMEKDGDISEDDFRRVQSEVQKLTDRYIAEIDKMLKHKEDEIMEV from the coding sequence ATGATGGCTAAAGAGCTTCTCAAACGTGCCGAAGATAGAATGAAGATGGCGGTTCAGGCTCTAAGGGGAGAATTTGGGACAGTCAGAACCGGACGTGCTTCAGTTTCTATTTTAGATAAGGTCAATGTTGATTATTTTGGGACCGCAACACCCATTAATCAGCTTGCGAGCATATCGGCTCCCGAGCCACGTTTACTTACTATTCAACCCTGGGACAAATCAATTATTAATGATATTGAAAAAGCAATAACAAAGTCTAATCTTGGTTTTAATCCTTCTAACGATGGAACATTAATTAGGATTCCAATGCCGTCTCTAACCGAAGAGAGAAGAAAAGAATTAGTTAAGGTGGTAAAAGGAATGGCAGAGGAAAGTAGAGTTTCTGTTAGAAATATAAGGCGTGATACAAATGAACACATTAAGTCTATGGAAAAAGATGGAGATATATCGGAAGATGATTTTAGAAGGGTACAATCAGAAGTTCAAAAGCTTACAGATAGATAT
- the pyrH gene encoding UMP kinase, translated as MKKPAYKRVLLKLSGEALTNKLGYGMDPEIMLSIAKQIKEINDLGVEVAVVVGGGNIFRGIAASARGMDRATADFIGMLATVMNSLALQDALENQQAITRVQTAIWMQEIAEPYIRRRAIRHLEKGRVVIFAAGTGNPYFSTDTAAALRALEIGAEAILKATKVGGVYDSDPIKNPNAKLFSELKYIDVLNMGLKVMDTTAISLCMDNNLPIIVFNLTEQGNIKKVLFGEKIGTIVRGGNNDG; from the coding sequence GTGAAAAAACCTGCGTATAAAAGGGTTCTTTTAAAACTTAGCGGAGAAGCTCTTACTAATAAACTTGGGTATGGAATGGACCCCGAAATAATGTTATCGATAGCGAAACAAATCAAAGAAATTAATGATCTTGGAGTTGAAGTAGCAGTTGTTGTTGGCGGAGGTAATATTTTTAGGGGGATAGCTGCGAGTGCTCGGGGGATGGACAGGGCAACGGCTGATTTTATAGGAATGCTTGCTACGGTGATGAACTCATTGGCTCTCCAGGACGCCTTAGAGAATCAACAAGCAATAACTCGTGTTCAAACTGCTATTTGGATGCAAGAGATAGCAGAACCGTATATAAGGCGTCGGGCTATTAGACATCTTGAGAAGGGGCGTGTTGTCATATTCGCAGCTGGGACAGGCAACCCTTATTTTAGTACGGATACTGCTGCCGCATTGAGAGCCTTAGAAATAGGCGCGGAAGCAATATTAAAAGCAACCAAAGTTGGTGGAGTTTATGATTCGGACCCAATTAAAAACCCAAATGCTAAGTTGTTTTCAGAACTTAAGTACATTGATGTTCTAAATATGGGGTTAAAGGTGATGGATACAACGGCAATTTCTTTGTGTATGGATAACAATCTTCCAATAATTGTTTTTAACTTAACCGAGCAAGGCAATATTAAAAAAGTGTTGTTTGGGGAAAAAATTGGAACCATTGTTAGAGGGGGAAATAATGATGGCTAA